In the Puntigrus tetrazona isolate hp1 chromosome 9, ASM1883169v1, whole genome shotgun sequence genome, one interval contains:
- the ccnyl1 gene encoding cyclin-Y-like protein 1 — protein sequence MGNTASCCVSPSGSPKLPRQVERLEDYQINTDLSDDTGPYLQHISDREVPDDLALESNPSDHARASTIFLSKSQTDVRDRRKSNHINHVSPGLLSKKYSSCSTIFIDDSTVSQPNLKSTIKCVTLAIYYHIKNRDSDRSLDIFDEKMHPLSREQVPDDYSRTDPEHKLIYRFVRTLFSAAQLTAECAIVTLVYLERLLTYAELDICPSNWKRIVLGAILLASKVWDDQAVWNVDYCQILKDITVEDMNEMERHFLELLQFNINVPASVYAKYYFDLRSLADDNNLSFPLEPLSNERAQKLEAISRLCEDKYKDLSRVAMRRSFSADNLVGIRRSNAVLS from the exons ATGGGAAATACAGCATCCTGCTGCGTGTCCCCAAGTGGGAGCCCCAAACTACCCCGTCAGGTGGAGCGTCTGGAGGACTATCAGATCAACACAGACCTGAGCGATGACACCGGTCCATACTTGCAGCACATCAGTGACAGAGAGGTTCCCGATG ATTTGGCTTTAGAATCCAACCCATCAGATCATGCCCGTGCCAGCACGATCTTCCTTAGCAAGTCACAGACAGATG TACGGGACAGGAGGAAAAGCAATCACATAAACCAT GTCTCACCTGGTCTGCTTTCGAAGAAGTACAGCTCCTGCTCCACGATATTCATTGATGATAGTACCGTCAGTCAGCCCAACCTGAAAAGCACAATCAAATG CGTCACATTAGCAATATATTATCACATTAAAAACAG GGACTCCGATAGGTCATTGGACATCTTTGATGAAAAAATGCACCCCTTATCT AGGGAGCAGGTTCCTGATGATTACTCCCGCACAGACCCCGAACACAAACTCATATATCGATTCGTCCGGACACTGTTCAGCGCTGCACAGCTCACAGCCGAGTGCGCGATCGTCACTCTG GTATATTTGGAGAGGCTGTTGACGTATGCCGAGCTGGACATTTGTCCATCTAACTGGAAAAGGATTGTTCTGGGAGCCATCCTACTGGCCTCAAAAGTCTGGGACGATCAGGCCGTGTGGAACGTGGACTACTGTCAGATCCTCAAAGACATCACTGTTGAGGACAT GAATGAGATGGAAAGACATTTTCTGGAACTGCTACAGTTTAACATTAATGTGCCGGCCAGCGTCTACGCCAAGTATTACTTTGACCTGCGCTCTTTAGCAGATGACAACAACCTGAGCTTTCCTTTGGAGCCATTGAGCAACGAACGAGCGCAGAAATTAGAG gcCATCTCAAGACTATGTGAGGATAAGTACAAGGATCTGAGCAGAGTGGCCATGAGGAGATCATTCAGCGCAGACAACCTAGTGGGCATCCGCAGATCCAATGCCGTTCTTTCTTAG
- the fzd5 gene encoding frizzled-5 — MRRPADKHHFTMETSGMHLVGFWLHVLLLLQLSRLGDAASKDIVCEPITVPMCKGIGYNHTYMPNQFNHDTQDEVGLEVHQFWPLVRIRCSPDLLFFLCSMYTPICLQDYKKPLPPCRSVCERAKRGCSPLMIQYGFEWPERMSCEQLPMLGDTDRLCMDRNSSETTTLSPPFPKPTPKGTPRHRATAKSAPPQKCDRECHCRNPLVTIKQDAHPLHNRVHTGSLPNCAMPCHQPYFSLDERAFTTFWIGLWSVLCFVSTLTTVATFLIDMERFKYPERPIIFLATCYLFVSLGYIVRLLAGHERVACEGSGNQQHILYDTTGPALCTLVFLLIYFFGMASSIWWVVLSFTWFLAAGMKWGNEAIAGYSQYFHLAAWLVPSVKSIAVLALSSVDGDPVAGICYVGNQSLESLRGFVLAPLVVYLFTGSLFLLAGFVSLFRIRSVIKQGGTKTDKLEKLMIRIGLFTVLYTVPATIVVACLVYEQHYRPGWERALACSCPSERQRHGVGPDYAVFMLKYFMCLVVGITSGVWIWSGKTLESWRRFVARYLPCRTRKPPVSGSSMYSEASTALTARAGTAPTGTYHKSAPSSHV; from the coding sequence ATGAGGAGACCTGCAGATAAGCATCATTTCACTATGGAGACCTCAGGGATGCACCTGGTCGGATTTTGGCTTCACGTTCTGCTGCTGTTGCAACTGTCTCGGCTTGGCGATGCCGCCTCTAAGGATATAGTGTGTGAGCCTATCACAGTGCCGATGTGCAAAGGGATTGGATACAATCACACTTACATGCCCAACCAGTTTAATCATGACACCCAGGATGAAGTCGGACTGGAAGTGCATCAGTTTTGGCCACTGGTTCGGATCCGTTGCTCTCCGGACTTGCTTTTCTTCCTATGCAGTATGTACACACCCATCTGCCTCCAAGACTACAAAAAGCCTCTGCCGCCTTGCAGATCCGTGTGCGAGAGGGCTAAGAGGGGTTGCTCCCCCCTTATGATCCAGTATGGGTTTGAGTGGCCAGAGCGGATGAGTTGTGAGCAGCTGCCCATGCTAGGTGACACCGATCGGCTTTGCATGGACAGGAACAGCAGTGAGACCACAACTCTATCTCCTCCTTTCCCCAAACCCACTCCCAAGGGAACACCACGACATAGAGCCACTGCTAAATCCGCTCCGCCGCAGAAGTGTGACCGTGAGTGCCATTGTCGAAACCCCCTAGTGACAATTAAACAGGACGCACATCCTCTTCATAACCGGGTACATACCGGTTCTCTACCCAATTGTGCTATGCCTTGCCACCAACCCTACTTCTCCCTGGATGAGCGTGCCTTCACAACCTTCTGGATCGGCCTTTGGTCGGTGCTGTGCTTCGTCTCGACGCTCACCACTGTTGCCACTTTCCTCATCGACATGGAGCGTTTCAAATATCCAGAGCGGCCGATTATCTTCCTGGCTACTTGTTATCTGTTTGTGTCGCTGGGGTACATCGTACGACTGCTTGCGGGCCATGAGCGGGTGGCTTGCGAGGGCTCTGGTAACCAACAGCACATCCTCTACGACACCACTGGTCCAGCCCTTTGCACGCTAGTTTTCCTgctcatatatttttttggaatggCCAGCTCCATCTGGTGGGTGGTGCTTTCCTTCACCTGGTTCCTGGCGGCTGGAATGAAATGGGGGAACGAGGCCATTGCGGGTTACTCACAGTACTTCCACCTCGCTGCTTGGCTCGTCCCTAGCGTCAAGTCCATCGCTGTCCTGGCTTTAAGTTCGGTGGATGGAGATCCCGTGGCTGGGATCTGTTACGTCGGCAACCAGAGTTTGGAGAGCCTACGTGGCTTCGTATTGGCACCCCTGGTCGTCTACCTCTTCACAGGCTCCCTCTTTCTTCTGGCTGGATTTGTGTCACTCTTCCGGATCCGTAGTGTTATTAAACAGGGCGGCACCAAGACGGACAAGCTGGAGAAGTTAATGATCCGGATTGGGCTCTTCACCGTCCTGTACACCGTGCCTGCAACTATTGTGGTGGCTTGCCTGGTTTACGAGCAACATTACAGGCCAGGCTGGGAGCGGGCACTTGCCTGTTCTTGCCCATCCGAGCGCCAGCGGCATGGTGTGGGGCCAGACTATGCCGTCTTCATGCTGAAATACTTCATGTGCCTTGTTGTAGGCATTACCTCAGGTGTTTGGATCTGGTCTGGGAAGACTTTAGAGTCCTGGAGACGCTTTGTGGCGCGGTATCTCCCCTGTAGGACCCGGAAGCCACCTGTATCAGGCTCATCCATGTACAGCGAGGCTAGCACCGCTCTCACAGCCCGAGCTGGGACGGCACCCACTGGGACCTATCACAAATCAGCACCTTCATCACATGTCTGA